Proteins found in one Aspergillus chevalieri M1 DNA, chromosome 2, nearly complete sequence genomic segment:
- a CDS encoding putative phosphatidylserine decarboxylase Psd2 (COG:I;~EggNog:ENOG410PFCS;~InterPro:IPR003817,IPR011992,IPR033177,IPR035892, IPR033179,IPR000008,IPR002048,IPR018247;~PFAM:PF00168,PF02666;~go_function: GO:0004609 - phosphatidylserine decarboxylase activity [Evidence IEA];~go_function: GO:0005509 - calcium ion binding [Evidence IEA];~go_process: GO:0008654 - phospholipid biosynthetic process [Evidence IEA]) → MVRLPIPQRLSSHLSSKTPTPGQSRTPSPSRVSEKPLILKVAVLKGRDLAPKDRGGTSDPYLIVTLGDSRQSTPTIPKTLNPEWNVAFEMPVVGVPLLECICWDHDRFGKDYMGEFDIPLEDIFQEGEIQREPKWYTLESKRRPARKKDSTVSGEILLQFSLVDTANPMASPQDTYRKFQNLVCFGEEEDYFPQETSQDLEDVDRDEETSDDADEPEVAEKRRKRLRLRRLRNKSLAARAYQFSGVGNGVQGIVFMEIVRVTDLPPEKNVTRTSFDMDPFVVTSLGRKTLRTPVIRHNLNPEYNEKMVFQVMRHEQSFTISFAVVDRDKFSGNDFVASAGFPLQTLIQSAPESDPETGLYKFLDPTLDPTGTEDAASKSSFRVGTSPSSSTQKLPMRPSLKSRNSGTSTSGRSISGHSQHDVPPSIPPIIVPEVGEEELAAPEEVEERDEESKGAFKASANATSDGGIAPLDTDGLKVYKIPLILKHKERWEDKHSPELVIKAKYLPYRALRQQFWRLMLRQYDADDSGRIDKTELTTMLDTLGSTLKESTIESFFQRFQAENEPLETMDLSFDQVVICLEDTLQNLQKDPRVAMRAHTHTPSSGSQDSEEPSSSDDLAAENSTSFPSNMDTQGTSVPTLPSDEQPGPNEDDLQPDDLGDERGEEHVVEIRECPLCHQPRLAKRSDADIITHIATCASRDWRQVDNLVMGGFVTSSQAQRKWYTKVITKISYGGYKLGANSANILVQDRITGQINEERMSVYVRLGIRLLYKGLKSREMEKKRIRRILKSMSIKQGKKYDDPDSASQIKDFINFHQLDMSEVLLPIEQFKNFNEFFYRQLKPDARPCSAPEEPRIAVSPADCRTVVFDRMSEATSIWVKGREFSLERLLGDAYPEDVNRYKNGALGIFRLAPQDYHRFHIPVDGVMGTPKTIEGEYYTVNPMAIRSALDVYGENVRILVPIDSVAHGRVMIICVGAMMVGSTVITRQAGEKVTRGEELGYFKFGGSTLLVLFEDDKINFDSDLVENSRGPLETLVRVGMSIGHSPEIPQFEPDFPKKENVTVEEMQAAKRRIEGSLAPPTDPSGIQ, encoded by the exons GCAAGGACTACATGGGAGAGTTTGATATTCCCCTCGAGGATATTTTCCAAGAGGGCGAGATCCAGCGAGAG CCGAAATGGTACACTCTCGAATCGAAACGGCGGCCGGCCCGCAAGAAGGATAGCACCGTCTCGGGAGAGATCCTTCTGCAGTTTTCCCTGGTCGATACCGCAAATCCCATGGCATCGCCCCAGGACACATACCGCAAATTCCAAAATCTCGTTTGCTTcggcgaggaggaagactaCTTTCCTCAGGAAACCTCGCAGGACTTGGAAGATGTTGACCGAGACGAAGAGACCTCTGACGATGCCGACGAACCCGAGGTCGCTGAAAAGCGCAGGAAACGCCTTCGTCTGAGACGTCTGAGAAACAAGAGCTTAGCGGCTAGGGCATATCAGTTTTCTGGCGTGGGTAATGGAGTGCAGGGCATCGTGTTCATGGAGATTGTCCGTGTCACGGACCTTCCGCCAGAAAAGAACG TCACTCGGACATCCTTTGATATGGACCCGTTCGTTGTCACATCACTAGGAAGGAAAACGCTTAGAACTCCCGTTATTCGCCATAACTTGAATCCAGAGTACAACGAGAAGATGGTCTTCCAGGTTATGAGGCACGAGCAATCGTTCACAATCAGCTTCGCGGTGGTCGACCGAGATAAGTTCTCTGGCAACGACTTTGTTGCGTCGGCCGGTTTCCCGCTTCAAACCCTCATTCAATCCGCGCCAGAATCGGATCCTGAAACGGGCTTGTACAAGTTCCTAGATCCAACATTGGATCCAACCGGGACTGAAGATGCAGCTTCCAAATCCAGTTTTAGAGTTGGGACCAGTCCATCCTCTTCTACTCAAAAGCTCCCAATGAGGCCGTCCCTTAAGTCTCGAAACTCAggcacctcaacctcaggCCGCTCGATCTCAGGTCACTCCCAGCATGATGTTCCACCGTCGATCCCTCCGATCATTGTACCGGAggttggagaggaggagCTAGCGGCACCGGAAGAAGTGGAAGAAAGGGACGAGGAAAGCAAAGGCGCATTCAAGGCATCCGCAAACGCTACCTCTGACGGCGGAATCGCTCCTCTGGATACAGATGGCCTCAAGGTGTACAAGATTCCTCTTATCCTGAAGCACAAGGAACGATGGGAAGATAAACACTCGCCAGAGCTTGTTATCAAGGCGAAATATCTACCGTACCGTGCACTTCGCCAACAGTTCTGGAGACTCATGCTGCGGCAGTACGATGCTGATGACAGCGGCCGTATCGATAAGACAGAATTGACAACGATGCTCGATACTCTTGGTTCGACTTTGAAGGAATCTACGATTGAGAGTTTCTTCCAGCGTTTCCAGGCTGAGAATGAGCCATTGGAGACGATGGACTTGTCATTCGACCAAGTCGTCATTTGTCTGGAAGACACCTTGCAGAATTTGCAAAAGGACCCGAGAGTAGCTATGAGAGCGCACACGCACACGCCGTCATCAGGTAGCCAAGATAGCGAGGAGCCGTCCAGCAGTGACGACCTTGCCGCGGAGAACAGCACTAGCTTCCCATCCAATATGGACACACAAGGCACATCCGTTCCCACACTGCCCAGTGACGAGCAGCCTGGCCCCAATGAAGACGATCTCCAGCCAGACGATCTGGGCGATGAGCGGGGTGAAGAGCATGTTGTTGAGATCCGTGAATGTCCCTTGTGTCACCAACCACGTCTCGCGAAGCGGTCGGATGCGGACATCATCACTCATATTGCTACCTGCGCAAGCCGCGACTGGAGACAAGTCGACAACCTTGTCATGGGTGGCTTCGTTACGTCCAGCCAGGCGCAGCGTAAGTGGTACACCAAGGTGATCACAAAGATTTCTTATGGTGGTTACAAGCTGGGTGCCAACTCGGCCAACATCCTCGTTCAAGATCGGATTACTGGCCAGATTAATGAGGAGCGTATGAGTGTTTACGTGCGGTTGGGTATTCGTCTGTTGTACAAGGGATTAAAGAGTCGGGagatggaaaagaagagaa TCCGTCGCATCCTGAAGTCTATGAGTATCAAGCAGGGCAAGAAATACGATGACCCTGACTCCGCGAGCCAGATCAAGGATTTTATCAATTTCCACCAGCTCGACATGTCGGAAGTCTTGTTGCCGATTGAGCAGTTCAAAAATTTCAACGAATTCTTCTATCGGCAGCTGAAGCCTGATGCTCGACCATGCTCTGCCCCTGAGGAGCCCCGGATTGCTGTGTCCCCTGCCGACTGCCGCACAGTGGTTTTCGACCGGATGAGCGAAGCTACCAGTATTTGGGTTAAGGGCCGCGAATTCTCCCTTGAAAGACTCCTTGGAGACGCCTACCCTGAGGATGTGAACCGGTATAAGAACGGTGCTCTCGGAATCTTCCGTCTCGCCCCTCAGGACTATCACCGTTTCCACATTCCCGTGGACGGTGTCATGGGGACGCCAAAGACCATTGAAGGCGAGTACTACACGGTGAACCCAATGGCCATTCGCTCTGCCCTGGACGTGTATGGTGAGAATGTGCGTATCTTGGTACCGATCGATTCAGTTGCCCACGGCCGCGTCATGATCATCTGTGTCGGAGCAATGATGGTCGGCAGCACAGTGATCACGCGCCAGGCCGGAGAAAAGGTGACTCGCGGGGAAGAACTTGGATACTTCAAGTTCGGCGGGAGTACTCTTCTTGTTTTATTCGAAGATGACAAGATCAACTTTGACTCCGACTTGGTGGAGAACTCAAGAGGCCCCCTGGAGACTTTG GTCCGCGTGGGCATGTCCATCGGCCACAGCCCTGAAATCCCTCAGTTCGAGCCGGACTTCCCCAAGAAAGAGAATGTCACCGTGGAGGAAATGCAGGCCGCTAAGCGACGGATCGAAGGCAGTCTGGCACCGCCGACTGATCCGTCTGGAATTCAGTAG
- a CDS encoding Mis12-Mtw1 family protein (COG:S;~EggNog:ENOG410PN5I;~InterPro:IPR013218;~PFAM:PF08202;~go_component: GO:0000444 - MIS12/MIND type complex [Evidence IEA];~go_process: GO:0007059 - chromosome segregation [Evidence IEA];~go_process: GO:0051301 - cell division [Evidence IEA]), whose translation MTITVSATTTTTTTRTKRREPLGTIDMATTQAQARPAPSAGSARGRPRRASARLSMTNQERSEENMNVNGSKAEKKRKNASFDEDVEGFQFTRLPSKKPRPSIEAIPEVPSSVPEDAPRQASPPRRGRPKKQAQPQPQAQSQEKFTDVVEERPKRSTRGTRASVEPEPQPEDTQRSRKRDQSDAAAAEKKRRKGRPSKSKPDERNGFVSPEQQGTKITLPMADTPVMQRNKEMRTAAKSEKGNRRSSLGMRGRRASSLIDSGASNALPHKEVNTADFYKHIGPDLPEPRRMRQLLIWCATRAMGDKPSGSRSEDESARLAARVIQEELLKDFSTNSDLSNWFGREDSAPPAVVVKKPHPKNVQNAEKIKELEEQIQRLQRERHSMNALLRPPSIPRIKPPIPKPDEPSQPGSAQPPRPSETNTKIDISFLDPSQQKLLASLEPTTARAPEPEPSSSSTSNTTPTPLPPIPPSAVASRLSRITNNLAPTLDSLAAGIHDIELYRSMSDRVSSRVLRICAERLDERDARNAMYRLSIEGSSDGESEDGNDSKKEKVVLRERPREDLGVILGALSRVERR comes from the exons ATGACCATCACTGTCTCCGCCACCACtaccacaacaacaaccagaaCGAAGCGTCGCGAACCGTTGGGGACTATTGATATGGCAACGACCCAGGCGCAGGCGCGTCCTGCGCCGTCCGCCGGGTCTGCCAGAGGTAGACCGAGGCGAGCCAGTGCGCGATTAAGCATGACTAACCAGGAAAGGAGTGAAGAGAATATGAACGTGAATGGGAGTAaggcggagaagaagaggaagaatg CATCatttgatgaggatgtggaggGTTTTCAGTTTACTCGTCTTCCGTCGAAGAAGCCCAGGCCGTCTATTGAAGCAATTCCCGAAGTTCCCAGCTCAGTCCCTGAGGATGCCCCGCGGCAAGCATCGCCGCCGCGAAGGGGTCGACCGAAGAAGCAagcgcagccgcagccgcaagCGCAATCGCAAGAAAAATTCACAGACGTGGTGGAGGAGCGACCGAAGCGATCAACACGGGGGACAAGAGCATCAGTCGAACCAGAGCCACAACCGGAGGACACACAGCGGTCACGAAAACGCGACCAGTCCGATGCAGCGGCGGCAGAGAAGAAGCGTAGGAAAGGGAGACCTAGTAAATCGAAACCGGACGAGAGAAATGGCTTTGTCTCGCCGGAACAGCAGGGTACCAAGATTACGTTGCCTATGGCTGATACGCCGGTGATGCAGCGGAATAAGGAGATGAGGACGGCGGCGAAATCGGAGAAGGGGAATCGACGGAGTAGTTTGGGTATGCGCGGGCGAAGAGCAAGTTCGTTGATTGACTCTGGGGCATCTAATG CATTGCCTCACAAGGAAGTTAACACGGCAGATTTCTACAAACACATTGGCCCCGATCTACCAGAACCGCGAAGAATGCGACAACTACTGATTTGGTGTGCGACTCGCGCAATGGGCGATAAGCCTTCAGGATCACGGTCCGAGGACGAGAGTGCGCGGCTAGCAG CACGCGTGATCCAAGAGGAATTGCTCAAAGATTTCTCGACAAATTCCGACTTGTCGAACTGGTTTGGACGGGAAGACTCAGCACCGCCTGCAGTAGTGGTTAAGAAGCCGCATCCGAAGAATGTCCAGAACGCCGAGAAGATTAAGGAGTTGGAGGAGCAAATACAACG GCTTCAACGAGAACGACATTCTATGAACGCACTCCTCCGACCACCATCCATCCCCCGTATCAAACCGCCAATACCCAAGCCCGACGAACCGTCTCAACCCGGCTCAGCACAACCGCCAAGGCCATCAGAAACAAATACCAAGATCGACATATCCTTCCTCGACCCCTCCCAACAAAAGCTCCTCGCCTCTCTAGAACCAACCACGGCACGAGCCCCCGAACCCGagccctcatcatcatccacatCAAATACAACCCCGACACCCCTCCCCCCAATACCACCATCAGCAGTCGCCTCACGCCTCTCCCGCATCACCAACAACCTAGCACCAACGCTCGACTCCCTCGCCGCAGGCATCCACGACATCGAACTTTACCGCTCCATGTCAGACAGAGTATCATCGCGCGTGCTACGGATCTGCGCGGAACGGCTTGACGAGCGTGATGCACGAAACGCAATGTATCGCCTCTCTATCGAGGGTAGCAGTGATGGCGAGAGCGAAGATGGCAATGAcagcaagaaagagaaggtcGTATTACGGGAACGACCGAGGGAGGATCTGGGTGTTATTCTGGGTGCGTTGAGTCGGGTTGAGAGGCGGTAG
- a CDS encoding uncharacterized protein (COG:S;~EggNog:ENOG410PFXD;~InterPro:IPR024528,IPR010619;~PFAM:PF06738,PF12821;~TransMembrane:10 (i508-526o532-550i557-578o590-614i626-649o669-687i694-711o717-737i749-774o813-836i)), with translation MVGGYFDLPVAGSSRRSSMTDGSGGVSRSSPWPGVSPLPTPNEEQPLDPTGTRSRNRNAGILKSTNRVKFSVSEYGLDQRPGRSASETATTLPQRPMPTASIPSTDKVSAGAQSLPLVDISTSSPTPVNGITIHSRASSPGDETSTRAIHSAQERAQRLASLLGRSGKSPKPSPRSSVISSVASTPTEVALPSEDGDDIPMISLPEKQFKDYDDFSDNERDAIDGGSSSSSQAHRLVQRMTRRDFGFMNRIRAPSPGLCSGQTTPSRERDPDGYVERPSHYRGGILSALLKLSDQRDTNSQYQRGRYMHSQQGSTSELSARGLSPDPNWKPLPPRPRKWYEKSPNVSSTSLSGSTIKDSISSPIAMLKRSRSNSGKRMGRPRLEEEIRITVHIAELLARQHYLIRLCRALMKYGAPTHRLEEYMNMTSRVLEIEAQFLYLPGCMIISFDDTSTHTTEVKVVRSTQGVELGKLADVHVIYKEVIHDVIGVEEATQRLDEIMKRKDQHHVLFRVFIHGCAAAFVGPFAFNARPIDMPVAFALGCLLGVLQLVLAPRSELYANVFEVSAAILTSFLARAFGSIRYNGEPLFCFSALAQSSIALILPGYIVLCASLELQSRNMVAGSVRLVYAIIYSLFLGFGITIGTAIYGCLDSTASTDYTCPPSPIPNEYLQRFPFVILFSICLALVNQARWRQLPIMLFVSFAGYVVNYFATKRFATNTQVANAVGAFVVGILANLYSRLRHGLAAAAMLPAIWVLVPSGLAASGSLISAIVAAEQMNYSPSPYAVVNNGTQGFMDAAKNMTSAQTRGVTFDVAYGMVQVAIGFTVGLFLAALVVYPFGKKRSALFAF, from the coding sequence ATGGTTGGAGGATACTTCGATCTTCCCGTCGCTGGATCGTCCCGACGTTCGAGCATGACCGACGGATCTGGGGGTGTGAGCAGATCTTCTCCATGGCCAGGTGTATCCCCCTTACCTACACCAAATGAAGAGCAGCCGTTGGATCCCACAGGAACACGCAGCAGGAATCGGAATGCAGGAATTCTAAAAAGTACGAATCGCGTCAAGTTTTCTGTGAGTGAATATGGCCTGGACCAGAGGCCCGGAAGGTCTGCGTCAGAGACTGCGACGACATTGCCCCAGAGGCCCATGCCCACAGCCAGCATTCCATCGACGGACAAGGTTTCCGCTGGCGCTCAATCATTGCCTCTTGTCGATATTAGCACAAGCTCGCCAACGCCTGTCAATGGTATCACAATCCACTCACGGGCCAGTTCCCCGGGCGATGAAACTAGTACAAGAGCCATCCACTCTGCTCAGGAACGAGCCCAGCGTCTAGCATCCCTCCTTGGTCGGTCTGGAAAATCACCCAAACCTAGCCCACGGTCGAGCGTTATATCTTCGGTTGCATCTACTCCCACTGAAGTTGCATTGCCGTCAGAAGATGGGGATGATATTCCTATGATTAGCCTGCCCGAAAAGCAATTCAAGGACTACGACGATTTCTCGGATAATGAACGCGACGCGATAGATGGAGgatcttcatcgtcatcgcaAGCTCATCGGCTCGTTCAGCGGATGACTCGACGGGACTTCGGCTTCATGAACCGGATCCGTGCACCGTCCCCAGGACTTTGCTCGGGACAGACCACCCCCAGTAGGGAGCGCGACCCTGACGGCTATGTCGAACGCCCAAGCCATTACCGTGGTGGAATTCTCTCAGCCCTCCTCAAACTCAGCGATCAACGTGATACCAACTCCCAGTACCAACGAGGTCGATACATGCATTCGCAGCAGGGCAGCACCAGTGAGCTGAGCGCGCGAGGCCTGTCACCGGACCCGAATTGGAAGCCGCTTCCACCGCGGCCCAGGAAATGGTATGAGAAATCGCCCAATGTGTCGAGCACGTCTCTGTCCGGCTCGACAATTAAAGATTCGATTAGTTCGCCTATTGCGATGCTCAAACGCTCGCGGAGCAACAGCGGCAAGCGCATGGGTAGACCACGATTGGAGGAGGAGATCCGCATTACTGTTCACATCGCCGAATTGCTTGCACGTCAGCACTATTTGATTCGCCTCTGTCGAGCGTTGATGAAGTACGGTGCGCCGACTCACCGTTTGGAGGAATACATGAACATGACGTCCCGAGTATTGGAGATTGAGGCCCAGTTCCTGTACCTTCCGGGCTGCATGATCATCTCGTTTGATGACACCTCGACACACACCACCGAGGTCAAGGTAGTTCGGTCTACTCAAGGCGTGGAGCTGGGCAAACTGGCCGACGTGCATGTTATCTACAAGGAGGTCATCCACGATGTGATCGGTGTGGAGGAGGCTACTCAGCGGTTGGACGAAATCATGAAGCGGAAAGACCAGCACCACGTCTTGTTTCGTGTCTTCATTCACGGATGTGCCGCTGCCTTCGTGGGTCCTTTTGCGTTCAATGCGCGCCCTATCGACATGCCCGTCGCGTTTGCACTTGGATGCCTTTTGGGGGTGTTACAGCTGGTTCTGGCACCTCGATCAGAACTGTACGCGAACGTGTTTGAAGTGTCCGCTGCCATCCTGACCTCTTTCCTCGCTCGTGCTTTTGGTAGCATTCGCTACAACGGTGAACCGCTCTTCTGTTTCTCCGCCTTGGCTCAGTCTTCTATCGCCCTCATTCTTCCCGGATACATTGTGTTGTGCGCCAGTCTGGAACTGCAGTCGCGCAACATGGTTGCCGGATCTGTCCGTCTTGTCTACGCTATAATTtactccctcttcctcggtTTTGGTATCACCATCGGTACCGCCATCTACGGTTGTCTCGATTCTACCGCGTCTACCGACTACACCTGTCCTCCCTCTCCTATCCCCAACGAATACCTCCAACGATTCCCGTTCGTCATCCTCTTCAGCATCTGCCTGGCACTCGTCAACCAGGCGAGATGGCGTCAACTCCCTATAATGTTATTTGTTTCCTTCGCGGGCTACGTTGTCAATTACTTCGCTACGAAACGCTTCGCCACCAACACCCAGGTTGCCAACGCCGTGGGCGCTTTTGTCGTCGGGATTCTGGCGAACCTGTACAGTCGCCTCCGACACGGCCTTGCCGCCGCTGCAATGCTCCCAGCTATCTGGGTCCTCGTTCCATCTGGTTTAGCCGCAAGTGGATCTTTGATTTCCGCCATTGTAGCGGCAGAGCAGATGAATTACTCCCCATCACCATACGCTGTGGTAAACAACGGTACACAGGGTTTCATGGACGCAGCTAAAAACATGACCTCCGCTCAGACGCGTGGAGTCACGTTCGATGTTGCATACGGCATGGTTCAGGTCGCTATTGGCTTTACCGTGGGACTGTTCCTTGCGGCTTTGGTGGTTTACCCATTTGGAAAGAAGCGGAGCGCGTTGTTCGCTTTCTGA